A genome region from Leptospira terpstrae serovar Hualin str. LT 11-33 = ATCC 700639 includes the following:
- a CDS encoding AZOBR_p60025 family cell surface glycopolymer formation protein: MILKRLSPIFIFFHSKQWFTVLFFVLIWGISTIGYWKKYEWNPSSMVNFGYEFALQNQTETPENAVLFKGEKGDLGAGYDGQIFFYFSRPLSEFRLNWPKGFDESYRAPRIGYPLLIALFGFFGKTAAIFGMYFWNISLTLLSYFYLRKLLDEDTKPYAILYLLSPFALGSYYVLVSDSVMVSILIIAYYYYVKENYFPFIILSSLAILTKEPALFLLFPLGLAALFRKNWKRTIVVGSVLIIPVCWHLYLAYRFPNWRPGRLTDFILPFEGLISYMESIWRLLAGGTNWKDFARLLSRFPLVILFFLGLFLPFTGKVTKGWEFRISFLLIIFMVGTAGYYHFWSVYENVSRMFTLSIPVLLLLNKEDKTIRKQEYILLTLFILILFLLKVLLISRQLGYQVGF, encoded by the coding sequence ATGATCTTAAAACGTTTATCCCCAATTTTTATATTTTTTCATTCTAAACAGTGGTTCACAGTTTTGTTTTTTGTTTTGATCTGGGGAATTTCCACTATAGGGTATTGGAAAAAGTATGAATGGAACCCTAGTTCAATGGTGAATTTTGGTTATGAGTTTGCTCTTCAAAACCAGACGGAAACACCTGAAAATGCTGTTCTATTTAAAGGAGAAAAGGGGGATTTGGGCGCAGGTTATGATGGTCAAATCTTTTTTTATTTTTCAAGACCCCTCTCCGAATTCCGTTTGAACTGGCCGAAAGGTTTTGATGAATCTTACCGAGCACCAAGAATCGGCTATCCTCTGTTAATTGCACTATTTGGTTTTTTTGGGAAAACGGCTGCTATTTTTGGAATGTATTTCTGGAATATTTCACTTACACTCCTTTCCTATTTTTATTTGCGCAAACTTTTGGATGAGGATACAAAACCGTATGCCATTTTATATCTTTTAAGTCCTTTTGCTTTGGGAAGTTATTATGTACTCGTAAGTGATTCGGTGATGGTATCCATTTTGATCATTGCCTATTATTACTATGTAAAGGAAAACTACTTCCCTTTTATTATCTTATCAAGTTTGGCTATCTTAACAAAAGAACCCGCACTTTTTTTATTATTTCCCTTGGGCCTTGCCGCACTGTTTCGCAAAAATTGGAAACGAACTATTGTTGTAGGATCGGTTCTTATCATTCCTGTTTGTTGGCATTTGTATTTAGCTTACCGGTTTCCTAATTGGAGGCCTGGTCGACTAACAGACTTTATTTTGCCATTCGAAGGCCTTATTTCTTATATGGAATCTATTTGGAGACTTTTGGCAGGTGGTACAAATTGGAAAGATTTTGCGAGGTTATTGTCAAGGTTTCCTCTTGTAATTTTGTTTTTCCTTGGACTATTTTTGCCTTTTACTGGCAAAGTCACTAAGGGTTGGGAGTTTCGAATTTCCTTTTTACTGATTATTTTTATGGTGGGGACTGCCGGGTACTACCATTTTTGGTCTGTATACGAAAACGTTTCGCGAATGTTTACTCTTTCGATACCAGTTCTTTTGTTACTTAATAAAGAAGACAAAACCATACGAAAACAAGAGTATATACTTTTAACTTTGTTTATACTCATTTTGTTTCTTCTGAAAGTTTTACTCATTTCCAGACAATTAGGTTACCAAGTCGGATTCTAA
- a CDS encoding PDZ domain-containing protein: protein MLFLNQKLGFTFVFLLFLTGSLIGKSIPVGMTDPSILQVKVTVQYPHFIQPWRFKNPEIRQSTGIYIGENRILIPAQAVYFYTSIEIKKPEALKVYTAELERLDPDLGLAILKFNDPNASKDLKAVIFPNEVFLPGTGLVMESKDQRNLEEKKIRMIRLDMDAYSSGYVELPFIEIQSEEKLDGVGELIVDATARIPQGILYQFKENNSGRVIPAFSIKHFIEGKSFSFKGFRFKPLIDSATRNYYGLRKDDLGVLVAEIYPGSSADGVLQLEDVLLEVSNFKIDPKGYFDHPKFGKLNVSYLFHNTNDIDSSFGKKIKLKVFRNKKPVSLELDLKPLPDSAIRIPYGNSRFQTPKYLMLAGIIFQELSEQFLTEHGNQWRNRVSKELLYLNDFYRIKRNQNEGRVVFLSQVLPLSGNKAYHTAHQMILKSVNGTQVQSLEQLQTLVKESTSTYIHFVMSDGFEMIFKKEEIQTLNLEAKQSFQIQKDSNF from the coding sequence ATGTTATTTTTGAATCAAAAATTAGGATTCACCTTCGTTTTTCTTTTGTTTCTAACGGGATCCTTAATAGGGAAATCCATTCCTGTGGGAATGACAGATCCTTCCATTCTCCAAGTTAAGGTAACCGTTCAGTACCCTCACTTTATCCAACCTTGGCGGTTTAAAAATCCAGAAATTCGCCAATCCACAGGGATTTACATTGGTGAAAATAGAATTCTAATCCCAGCACAGGCAGTGTATTTTTACACAAGCATTGAAATCAAAAAACCGGAAGCTCTGAAAGTATACACTGCGGAATTGGAACGATTGGATCCTGACTTAGGGCTTGCGATATTAAAATTCAATGATCCTAATGCTTCCAAAGACCTAAAGGCAGTTATATTTCCAAACGAAGTTTTTTTACCAGGAACCGGTCTTGTGATGGAGAGTAAAGACCAAAGGAATTTAGAAGAGAAAAAGATAAGAATGATTCGTTTGGATATGGATGCCTATTCCAGTGGTTATGTGGAACTCCCCTTTATCGAAATCCAATCAGAAGAAAAACTAGATGGAGTGGGAGAATTGATAGTGGATGCTACTGCAAGAATTCCACAAGGAATCCTTTATCAATTTAAAGAAAACAATTCAGGAAGAGTGATTCCTGCTTTTTCCATCAAACACTTTATTGAGGGAAAATCATTTTCATTTAAAGGTTTCCGCTTCAAACCACTGATAGACAGTGCTACTAGAAATTATTATGGGCTCAGAAAAGATGATTTAGGAGTACTTGTCGCGGAAATTTATCCTGGCTCTTCTGCTGATGGAGTATTACAGTTAGAGGACGTTTTACTTGAAGTTTCCAATTTCAAAATAGATCCCAAGGGTTATTTTGATCATCCAAAATTTGGGAAACTCAATGTTTCGTATTTGTTTCATAATACAAATGATATCGATTCTTCCTTTGGCAAAAAAATTAAACTGAAAGTATTTCGAAACAAAAAACCTGTATCTCTTGAGTTAGACTTGAAACCACTACCAGATTCTGCCATTCGAATTCCTTATGGCAATTCTAGATTCCAAACTCCCAAATATTTAATGTTAGCTGGGATTATTTTCCAGGAATTATCTGAGCAGTTTTTAACGGAACATGGGAACCAGTGGAGGAATCGAGTCAGTAAAGAACTGCTTTATCTAAATGACTTTTACCGTATCAAACGAAATCAGAATGAAGGGAGGGTGGTATTTTTATCACAAGTTTTACCACTTTCAGGGAATAAAGCCTATCATACTGCCCACCAAATGATTCTAAAATCAGTGAATGGAACCCAAGTTCAATCCTTAGAGCAATTACAAACGCTGGTAAAGGAATCAACATCAACTTACATCCATTTTGTGATGTCTGATGGTTTTGAAATGATTTTCAAAAAAGAAGAAATTCAGACATTAAATTTAGAAGCGAAACAGAGTTTCCAAATCCAAAAGGATTCTAATTTTTAG
- a CDS encoding NAD-dependent epimerase/dehydratase family protein produces MANKVLVTGGCGFLGSHVCELFRKEGWDVVSFDNMTKYELKRTGYGSDATRDYNWNYLKSLGVTMVKGDIRNLEHLIDRSSDCDYIIHTAAQPAMTISWEDPELDFSTNVIGTFNVMEAARKHKIPVVNTSSIHVYGNSINDTLTEGKTSYERQPVEISVEHPTMVGQISPLHASKMSAEHYVRSYTDMYGVKAASFRFTGIYGERQFGGEDHGWVANFAIRSVFGLPLRIFGTGKQTRDILHAEDGAKSYLEFFKNPIPGVYNIGGASPHKISLLECIHLIGEILGKKQEILFEVERPGDMRYFICDIKEAKKFGFNPKILPKEGVTRLIKWIEANQDVFNIAGK; encoded by the coding sequence ATGGCGAATAAAGTATTGGTAACAGGCGGATGCGGATTTTTAGGATCCCATGTTTGTGAATTATTTCGTAAAGAAGGTTGGGATGTTGTTAGTTTTGATAACATGACCAAATATGAATTAAAACGAACTGGATATGGAAGTGATGCCACTCGTGATTATAACTGGAATTATTTGAAATCGCTTGGTGTCACTATGGTGAAAGGTGACATTCGAAACTTAGAACATTTAATCGATCGTTCTTCCGATTGTGATTATATCATTCATACTGCAGCACAACCTGCCATGACTATCTCTTGGGAAGATCCTGAGTTAGATTTTTCAACGAACGTAATTGGAACTTTTAATGTAATGGAAGCAGCAAGAAAACATAAAATTCCTGTTGTAAACACTTCTTCCATCCACGTATACGGAAACTCGATTAACGATACTTTGACGGAAGGTAAAACTTCTTACGAAAGACAGCCAGTAGAAATCTCTGTAGAACATCCCACTATGGTAGGACAAATTTCCCCACTACATGCCTCCAAAATGAGTGCCGAACACTATGTACGATCTTATACAGATATGTATGGTGTAAAAGCTGCTAGTTTTCGATTTACTGGGATTTACGGAGAACGTCAGTTTGGTGGTGAGGATCATGGTTGGGTAGCCAACTTTGCCATTCGTTCTGTGTTTGGTCTTCCGCTTCGAATTTTTGGAACAGGAAAACAAACAAGGGACATTTTACACGCAGAAGACGGTGCCAAATCCTATTTAGAATTTTTTAAAAACCCAATCCCAGGTGTTTACAATATTGGGGGAGCAAGCCCTCATAAAATTTCTCTATTAGAATGTATTCATCTTATAGGTGAAATTCTTGGAAAAAAACAAGAAATCCTTTTTGAAGTGGAAAGACCGGGTGACATGCGTTATTTTATCTGCGACATCAAAGAAGCAAAAAAATTCGGATTCAATCCAAAAATCCTACCAAAAGAGGGTGTAACTCGACTCATCAAATGGATTGAAGCGAACCAAGACGTATTCAATATTGCTGGGAAGTAG
- a CDS encoding glycosyltransferase has translation RTHSILGDEFYYRTDHDIFLKVLKKHPKMSASIGVVKTSLLSRIRKNYSVVLENDKILNLVEKPENPPNELLGLGSYFFTPEYFEFFKKTPASAKSGVIEITDVIDKMAKESAGGVYATMLSCEYFNINSMQDYYHAVYEVRNDLFHKFKTSLVIPTNNNERSITDVIVDFKDKFNEIIVIDNESTDETLALSKKEKVKTYTFPGDGDPTRLGEQVRRGIEYTTGDIIVVVSPDGSFRSKDFPKLLEYMKDSDMVIGTRTTRQMIEQGSNLKPLYRLVNLLMGKLVEVFWWGQEPRFTDVDCQFFSVWRESYERVKPQLVVEDRKYIVELMIDIVRSHMRCIEIPVSYFKPVGQVEYRLRDMISDSIHIMKLILSKKFYLGEDRDGE, from the coding sequence ACGCACACACTCTATTCTCGGAGATGAATTTTATTACCGAACCGATCACGATATATTTTTAAAAGTTTTAAAGAAACATCCCAAAATGTCTGCATCTATTGGGGTTGTAAAAACTTCCTTACTATCAAGGATTCGAAAAAACTATTCTGTTGTATTAGAGAATGATAAAATACTAAATCTGGTTGAAAAACCAGAAAATCCTCCCAATGAACTTTTGGGATTAGGAAGTTACTTTTTTACTCCAGAGTATTTTGAGTTTTTTAAAAAAACTCCTGCCTCGGCAAAATCAGGTGTCATTGAGATAACAGATGTAATTGACAAAATGGCAAAAGAGTCTGCTGGCGGAGTGTATGCAACTATGCTTAGTTGCGAATACTTTAATATTAACTCCATGCAGGATTACTATCATGCAGTTTATGAAGTTAGAAATGATTTATTTCATAAATTTAAAACAAGTTTAGTTATCCCAACTAACAATAACGAAAGATCTATTACAGATGTGATCGTAGACTTCAAAGACAAATTTAATGAAATTATTGTCATCGATAATGAATCAACTGATGAAACATTAGCCCTTAGTAAAAAAGAAAAGGTTAAAACCTATACTTTCCCTGGTGATGGGGATCCAACAAGGCTTGGGGAACAAGTAAGAAGGGGAATCGAATACACAACAGGTGATATAATCGTTGTGGTTTCACCCGATGGATCATTTCGATCAAAAGATTTCCCAAAATTATTAGAATACATGAAAGATTCTGATATGGTGATTGGTACTCGCACTACGAGACAGATGATCGAACAAGGATCAAATCTTAAGCCACTGTATCGTCTCGTAAATTTACTGATGGGTAAATTAGTGGAAGTGTTTTGGTGGGGACAAGAACCACGATTTACCGATGTGGATTGTCAGTTTTTTTCTGTTTGGCGAGAGTCGTATGAAAGAGTAAAACCACAATTGGTTGTAGAAGACCGTAAGTACATTGTAGAACTTATGATCGATATTGTTAGATCTCATATGCGTTGTATCGAAATCCCCGTGTCCTATTTTAAACCAGTGGGACAAGTGGAATACAGATTACGCGATATGATTTCAGATTCAATCCATATAATGAAATTAATATTATCTAAAAAGTTTTACCTAGGAGAAGATCGCGATGGCGAATAA
- a CDS encoding glycosyltransferase family 2 protein: MSNKTLVIIPAYNEAATIEEVVRGAIAFADVSVTDDASKDATPTILAKLQKEFGKRLHVIRHEKNTHIPKGIQDGMKYAVEKGYDWVITMDAGLSHDAGYLKEFQSFPNCDLVIGSRTSTVNVPIYRKFISWLAAKVMNYCLSKGILNLFGANLRDCTSGYRRYSKPMFQKIATYPLESVAFDFHMEALSIVANNDGSIKELPIRYIFSNSSFNRKVLKLAIQFAKKLLLRKWKLIPQYP, encoded by the coding sequence ATGTCAAACAAAACACTGGTCATCATCCCTGCCTACAATGAGGCCGCTACCATTGAAGAAGTGGTTCGTGGTGCAATTGCCTTTGCAGATGTTTCTGTAACGGATGATGCCAGTAAAGATGCCACACCGACTATATTGGCCAAACTCCAGAAAGAATTTGGAAAACGACTCCATGTCATTCGACATGAAAAAAACACTCACATTCCAAAAGGTATCCAAGATGGAATGAAGTATGCTGTGGAAAAAGGATATGACTGGGTCATCACAATGGATGCTGGTTTGTCACATGACGCAGGTTATTTGAAGGAGTTTCAATCTTTCCCAAATTGTGATTTGGTGATAGGTTCCAGAACCTCAACAGTGAACGTTCCGATCTATCGTAAATTTATTTCCTGGCTTGCCGCCAAGGTAATGAACTATTGTTTATCAAAAGGGATTTTAAATCTTTTTGGCGCAAATTTAAGAGACTGCACCAGTGGGTATAGACGGTATTCTAAACCTATGTTTCAAAAAATTGCAACATACCCCTTGGAATCAGTTGCTTTTGACTTTCATATGGAAGCACTTTCCATTGTAGCAAACAACGATGGTTCTATTAAAGAATTACCAATCCGTTATATTTTTTCCAATAGTAGTTTCAATCGTAAGGTGTTGAAACTTGCCATTCAATTTGCTAAAAAACTTTTGTTACGAAAATGGAAACTGATCCCACAATACCCATAG
- a CDS encoding S1C family serine protease encodes MPAINEKKAVTPNMMDSNKLMQKQKKILLSPSLFASTILFFTSLFLSPLYPEEYRQSIDEIKKSVVQIRVFSQAKDPFSPWISSGISASTGSGFLISKNRILTNAHVVSNAKFMEAQRNNQTEWYELKVLHIAHDCDLALLEVSDPEFYTDSNYLELGNLPELASPVDIVGYPIGGSKISVSRGIVSRIEQSTYAHSQIDSHLVVQVDAAINPGNSGGPALQNGKVVGVAFQASTKGENIGYIIPTAVIQHFLKDIEDGIYHGYVELGIQTQPSYSESHRQYYGIPNTEEGVFVTKVLKKGSADGHLKPGDYLTAIDGRKIGKNGNLLESNSIDFLEVVDNKFAGDEIRFDLIRDKKKINVKFPAKKMPQMENQRARYGINYDYLVFGGLVFQTVNRDLLEAWSKNGQTQGGSLLVYRFYDATTLSDGETEDVVLYRKLPHPINSNSDFYLNMVVDSVNGTKVKNLNHLKDILQSSKEKTIRIQFYGIQLPMILDREESERADIEIKKNYHLTGN; translated from the coding sequence ATGCCGGCAATCAATGAAAAAAAGGCGGTAACTCCGAATATGATGGATTCAAACAAACTCATGCAAAAACAAAAAAAAATTCTCCTCTCCCCATCTCTCTTTGCGAGTACTATTTTATTTTTTACAAGTTTATTCCTTAGCCCTCTTTACCCCGAAGAATACAGACAATCCATTGACGAAATCAAGAAATCTGTAGTCCAAATCCGCGTATTTTCGCAAGCCAAGGACCCTTTCTCGCCTTGGATATCTTCTGGAATTTCTGCTTCCACTGGTTCAGGATTTTTGATTTCTAAAAATCGCATTCTCACCAATGCCCATGTTGTATCCAACGCCAAATTCATGGAAGCCCAAAGGAACAACCAAACGGAATGGTATGAACTTAAAGTATTGCATATCGCTCATGATTGTGATTTAGCCCTTCTCGAGGTTTCAGACCCAGAGTTTTATACGGATAGTAACTATTTAGAGTTAGGAAATTTGCCAGAGCTTGCAAGCCCAGTCGATATTGTTGGATATCCAATTGGCGGAAGTAAAATTTCTGTTAGTCGAGGAATTGTATCGCGAATTGAACAGTCAACCTATGCACATTCACAAATTGATAGTCATTTAGTAGTCCAAGTTGATGCTGCCATCAATCCTGGGAACTCTGGAGGCCCAGCCCTACAAAATGGGAAGGTTGTTGGTGTGGCGTTTCAAGCATCCACAAAAGGAGAAAACATTGGGTACATCATTCCCACAGCGGTGATCCAACATTTTCTAAAGGATATTGAAGATGGAATCTATCATGGTTACGTCGAGTTAGGAATCCAAACACAACCTTCTTACTCGGAATCTCATAGACAATATTATGGAATTCCAAATACAGAAGAAGGTGTGTTTGTCACAAAAGTTTTAAAAAAAGGTTCCGCCGATGGTCATTTAAAACCCGGAGATTATTTAACAGCGATTGACGGACGTAAGATAGGAAAAAATGGGAACCTACTAGAATCTAATTCTATAGATTTTTTGGAAGTTGTGGACAACAAATTTGCCGGAGACGAAATCCGGTTTGATCTTATCCGTGATAAGAAAAAAATAAATGTAAAATTTCCGGCTAAAAAAATGCCACAAATGGAAAACCAAAGAGCAAGGTATGGAATCAATTACGACTATCTTGTGTTTGGTGGATTAGTATTTCAAACCGTTAACCGAGATCTACTCGAAGCCTGGAGTAAAAATGGACAAACCCAAGGAGGGAGTTTACTTGTTTATCGGTTCTATGATGCAACTACACTTTCGGATGGGGAAACCGAAGATGTGGTTTTATATCGTAAGTTACCCCACCCCATCAATTCCAATTCTGATTTTTATTTGAATATGGTAGTAGATTCTGTAAATGGAACAAAGGTAAAAAATTTAAACCACTTAAAAGATATTTTACAATCTTCTAAAGAAAAAACGATAAGAATCCAATTTTATGGGATCCAATTGCCAATGATTTTGGACCGAGAAGAGTCGGAACGTGCTGACATAGAAATTAAAAAAAATTACCACCTAACAGGAAATTAA
- a CDS encoding adenine phosphoribosyltransferase, which produces MSIVKSKIRTIPDYPKPGILFRDITSLLIDPEGFQLTIGMFVERYQNAKLNKIAAIDARGFIPGAALAFQLGVGFVPIRKKGKLPGQTISESYALEYGVDHVEIHTDAISPGERVLIMDDLIATGGTLEASIKLVQSLKGVVHECSTIINLPDLGGAKRIKDTYGIDVFSICEFEGH; this is translated from the coding sequence ATGTCCATTGTTAAATCTAAGATTCGTACCATTCCCGATTATCCAAAACCAGGGATTCTCTTTCGCGATATTACTTCCCTTCTTATAGATCCAGAAGGTTTCCAACTGACCATTGGAATGTTTGTAGAACGATACCAAAATGCTAAATTGAATAAAATTGCTGCCATAGATGCTAGAGGATTCATTCCCGGTGCAGCACTTGCTTTCCAGTTGGGTGTGGGATTTGTTCCTATCCGTAAAAAAGGAAAACTACCAGGGCAAACCATATCCGAATCTTATGCATTGGAATATGGTGTAGACCATGTGGAAATCCATACAGATGCCATAAGTCCCGGTGAAAGAGTTTTGATTATGGACGATTTGATTGCCACAGGGGGAACTCTGGAAGCCTCAATCAAACTTGTGCAAAGCCTAAAAGGAGTGGTTCATGAATGTTCCACAATTATCAACTTACCAGATTTAGGTGGAGCAAAACGAATCAAAGATACTTATGGAATTGATGTATTCTCTATTTGCGAATTTGAAGGACATTAA
- the htpX gene encoding protease HtpX has translation MTWIKRIGFFLLTNILIMTTISIVTTLLGSMGFSIRAYGLDLTQLIVFCLMWGMAGSFISLLLSKMMAKWTMGVKVIDPKQASAPEMDVYRRVQSLAQRAHLPMPEVGIYESPEVNAFATGPSKSSALVAVSTGLLNRMNAQELEGVLAHELSHVANGDMVTLTLIQGVVNSFAMFFSRIIAYIASNAVKEEMAHIVRIVVTIALDIVFSILGSMAVAYFSRKREFRADAGGAKLAGRESMISALESLRQMVEMPEDPRGEALASLKISSNKGGFLSLFATHPALEERILALKQMR, from the coding sequence ATGACTTGGATCAAACGAATCGGTTTTTTCCTGTTAACCAATATTTTGATTATGACTACCATCTCTATCGTAACCACCTTACTTGGTTCGATGGGATTTAGTATCCGGGCCTATGGTCTAGATCTAACTCAGCTCATTGTATTCTGTTTAATGTGGGGTATGGCGGGATCTTTTATTTCCCTATTACTTTCCAAGATGATGGCGAAGTGGACGATGGGTGTCAAAGTCATCGATCCTAAACAAGCTTCTGCTCCAGAGATGGATGTTTATCGCCGTGTGCAATCACTTGCACAAAGAGCTCACCTTCCTATGCCGGAAGTGGGAATTTACGAATCTCCCGAAGTGAATGCATTTGCAACGGGCCCAAGTAAATCCAGCGCTCTTGTTGCAGTTTCTACGGGACTATTGAACCGTATGAATGCACAAGAATTGGAAGGAGTCCTCGCACACGAATTGTCACACGTTGCGAACGGAGACATGGTTACTCTCACTCTCATCCAAGGTGTTGTGAACTCCTTTGCGATGTTTTTCTCTCGTATCATTGCCTACATTGCATCGAATGCGGTGAAAGAAGAAATGGCACATATTGTAAGAATAGTTGTTACCATTGCACTAGACATTGTTTTCTCGATTCTTGGTTCTATGGCAGTTGCTTACTTTTCACGTAAACGTGAGTTTCGTGCAGATGCTGGCGGAGCCAAACTTGCAGGAAGAGAATCTATGATTTCTGCTTTGGAATCACTACGCCAAATGGTGGAGATGCCAGAAGATCCGAGAGGAGAAGCATTGGCTTCCCTTAAAATATCTTCCAACAAAGGGGGATTCCTTTCCCTATTTGCCACTCACCCAGCGTTAGAAGAACGGATTCTTGCACTCAAACAAATGAGATAG
- a CDS encoding ClpXP protease specificity-enhancing factor SspB, producing the protein MSEKLTQEEITTLREFKRDLFNLYWERFGVFYIHVMPHPKLEIGKRGLLNAEKESGIVLVFGDKAVKVLDSKPDYLFAELQFGSAWEPTMIPWDAVFRIYDKFQNSATQLRFLQVEVAPNAEEVNPKPKVTKPEVTGDGNVIRVDFGGKRNE; encoded by the coding sequence ATGAGCGAAAAACTCACGCAGGAAGAAATCACAACATTACGTGAGTTTAAAAGAGATTTGTTCAATCTCTACTGGGAACGATTTGGAGTTTTTTATATTCACGTAATGCCGCACCCAAAACTAGAAATTGGAAAACGCGGGTTACTCAATGCTGAAAAAGAATCTGGCATCGTACTTGTGTTTGGTGACAAAGCCGTAAAAGTTTTAGATAGCAAACCAGATTATTTATTTGCTGAACTTCAATTTGGATCAGCTTGGGAACCAACAATGATTCCTTGGGATGCCGTATTCCGAATCTATGATAAATTCCAAAACTCAGCTACTCAACTAAGATTTCTACAAGTCGAAGTGGCTCCCAATGCGGAAGAAGTAAACCCCAAACCAAAGGTGACAAAACCGGAAGTGACGGGGGATGGAAATGTGATTCGAGTTGATTTTGGAGGGAAACGAAACGAATGA
- a CDS encoding ATP-binding protein codes for MKTSFSILAAFFCIGDLTILCDSLFLENRILHQPHTISTYLVFESFILLYFGLQFPTFFRNFSRLVVICSFVLGMGIMLLFVDLGLLNEVYPNASLILLKYYYNTYYVLAFMAFAYLIIAKLRYNFPAIQKFMEYIYFATFFTCVFFITLCFFPNLIPITTKYFLHFFLFMNLLFLSCFFVFLFHYSFTENYLTHPFSFIFERSTKIFEDQILATRSHSRLIKEKLWSLYDSRNWRKIMDSFWFQILVDETLDNALEHGGKREDDIITVHVFESRKYIDVYVIDSGKGFNPRLVPSPIESDRKLVTGGRGIHILKKLFVVRWNFLGNEVSIRVDKTKSNDWKSVT; via the coding sequence ATGAAAACAAGTTTTTCAATCTTAGCGGCTTTTTTCTGTATCGGTGATTTGACAATCCTTTGTGATAGTTTGTTCTTAGAAAATCGAATCCTACACCAGCCCCATACCATTTCTACATATCTTGTATTTGAGTCTTTTATCCTACTTTACTTTGGACTACAATTTCCAACTTTCTTTCGAAATTTCTCAAGGCTCGTAGTCATTTGTTCTTTTGTTTTGGGAATGGGGATCATGTTGTTATTTGTGGATTTGGGATTACTGAACGAAGTGTACCCAAATGCAAGTTTAATCCTTTTGAAATACTATTATAACACTTATTATGTGTTAGCATTTATGGCATTTGCTTATCTGATTATTGCTAAACTCAGATATAACTTTCCTGCCATTCAAAAATTTATGGAATATATATATTTTGCAACCTTCTTCACTTGTGTATTCTTTATTACTCTTTGTTTTTTCCCAAATTTAATTCCCATAACCACAAAATATTTTTTACATTTTTTCCTTTTTATGAACCTTTTATTCCTCTCTTGTTTTTTTGTATTTTTATTTCATTATTCGTTCACAGAAAATTATTTAACTCATCCATTTTCGTTTATATTTGAAAGGTCCACTAAGATTTTTGAAGACCAAATTTTAGCGACCAGGTCCCATTCTCGACTTATCAAAGAAAAACTTTGGAGTTTGTATGATTCAAGAAACTGGCGTAAAATTATGGATAGTTTTTGGTTCCAAATTCTCGTGGATGAAACCTTAGACAATGCATTAGAACACGGTGGCAAAAGGGAAGACGATATCATTACCGTACATGTGTTTGAATCACGTAAGTACATTGATGTGTATGTGATTGATAGTGGGAAAGGTTTTAACCCCAGACTCGTTCCAAGTCCAATTGAATCGGATCGAAAATTAGTTACAGGTGGGCGTGGAATTCATATTCTAAAAAAACTATTTGTCGTTCGGTGGAATTTTCTCGGTAACGAAGTGAGTATCCGCGTGGATAAAACAAAGAGTAATGATTGGAAATCTGTAACCTAA